A DNA window from Arachis duranensis cultivar V14167 chromosome 3, aradu.V14167.gnm2.J7QH, whole genome shotgun sequence contains the following coding sequences:
- the LOC107478329 gene encoding unknown seed protein USP: protein MEFRCAVVTLFCLALVGADHAHESIADESYWQAVWPNTPIPPTLMELLKPGTEDANINNLPMKIDDTQYPKNFFFEHELYPGKTMNLQFSKIPYAQPYGVWFYLRIHKDIEKEGYTYEEVCILSPAGHGEERYCAKSLATLIGFSVSKLGKNIQPLSSSFLDKQNQYTIEGVQNLGDKAVMCHRLNFQNVVFYCHEIHQTTAYQVSMVAADGTNTQALAVCHHDTSAMNPDILYELLKVKPGTATACHFLGNKAVMWVPNLPTHNAYTSSMEN, encoded by the exons ATGGAGTTCCGATGTGCTGTTGTTACACTTTTTTGT CTTGCTCTTGTAGGAGCGGATCATGCCCATGAATCGATAGCTGATGAAAGTTATTGGCAAGCAGTTTGGCCAAACACTCCCATTCCTCCTACTCTCATGGAGCTTTTGAAGCCTGGCACCGAAG ATGCCAACATCAACAACCTTCCGATGAAAATCGATGACACGCAATACCCAAAGAACTTTTTCTTCGAACATGAGCTTTATCCTGGGAAAACAATGAACTTGCAGTTCAGCAAGATTCCATATGCTCAACCTTATGGTGTATGGTTTTATCTAAGAATTCATAAAGACATTGAAAAAGAAGGGTACACGTATGAGGAGGTTTGCATATTGAGCCCTGCTGGTCATGGAGAAGAGAGATACTGTGCGAAATCCTTGGCAACACTGATCGGCTTCTCGGTTTCGAAATTGGGGAAGAACATTCAGCCGCTTTCGAGTTCCTTCTTGGACAAGCAAAACCAGTACACCATAGAAGGAGTGCAGAATCTTGGAGACAAAGCAGTGATGTGTCATAGGCTGAATTTCCAAAATGTCGTGTTTTATTGTCATGAAATCCATCAAACCACAGCGTACCAGGTTTCAATGGTGGCTGCGGATGGGACGAATACTCAGGCACTGGCAGTTTGTCACCATGATACTTCCGCCATGAATCCCGACATTCTTTATGAGCTCCTCAAAGTGAAGCCTGGAACCGCCACTGCTTGCCATTTCCTTGGGAACAAGGCAGTTATGTGGGTACCAAACTTGCCAACTCATAATGCCTACACTTCCAGCATGGAAAATTAA